One Thermomicrobiales bacterium genomic window, TGCGGCGCTCCGCCAGCCGAGCCTCGTAGCCGCGCTGAGTTGGATCGTAATACTCGCGCCCGGCCAGGTTGTCCGGCAGATGCGTCTGTGCCGAGACGCCGGTATCGAGATCATGGGCGTACTCATAGCCCTTGCCATATCCGATACCGCGCATCAGACCGGTAACGGCGTTGCGCAAGTGCATTGGCACCGGATCATTGCGCGTATTCTCCACGTCAGCACGCGCTGCCCCATAGGCCCGATAGACGGCGTTGCTCTTGGGCGCAAGCGCCAGGAAGATCGTCAGTTCGGCCAGCGCCAGCGCGCCCTCGGGCATGCCGAGGAAGTGGACCGCCTGCTGTGCAGCCACCGCCAGGGTCAGCGCCTGCGGGTCCGCCAGCCCGATGTCCTCGCTGGCGACGCGCATCAGGCGGCGCGCCAGATAGAGCGGATCGTCGCCGCTCTCCAGCATCCGTGCCAGCCAATAGACCGAGGCATCCGCATCCGAATCGCGAATGGACTTGTGCAGCGCCGAGATCGTGTCGAAGTGTCCTTCGCCATCGCGGTCGTAGGTTGCTGCCCGTCGTTGTGCCGCGTCCATCACCATCTGACGCGAGATCGCCCGGACATCATCGCCGGTGCCAACCGAGGCCATCTCCAGTGTGTTCAGCGCAAAACGCGCATCGCCGTTCGCCAGATTGATGAGCGCATAGAGCGCGTCATCATCAATCGTCAGCTCTTCCGAACCAAGGCCGCGCTCGGTGT contains:
- a CDS encoding replication-associated recombination protein A; the encoded protein is MSLFEANRQAHLGRLGPLAARMRPKTLDEYVGQQEVLGPGSVLRRAIERDRLSSIILWGPPGVGKTTLARLIANQTRAHFIAVSAVSSGVADLRAAVREASDRLGMNGQRTLLFIDEIHRFNKAKKDAIMPYVEAGTVIRVGATTENPSFEVNAPLLSRSRVVVLSSLTDDDIREIVLRALADTERGLGSEELTIDDDALYALINLANGDARFALNTLEMASVGTGDDVRAISRQMVMDAAQRRAATYDRDGEGHFDTISALHKSIRDSDADASVYWLARMLESGDDPLYLARRLMRVASEDIGLADPQALTLAVAAQQAVHFLGMPEGALALAELTIFLALAPKSNAVYRAYGAARADVENTRNDPVPMHLRNAVTGLMRGIGYGKGYEYAHDLDTGVSAQTHLPDNLAGREYYDPTQRGYEARLAERRIKIRELVEELRKEQQ